A window of the Cannabis sativa cultivar Pink pepper isolate KNU-18-1 chromosome X, ASM2916894v1, whole genome shotgun sequence genome harbors these coding sequences:
- the LOC115698774 gene encoding probable receptor-like protein kinase At1g80640, with product MKLLLLLLLVLLLLVYSNPFWVGATPVPLVPSPAFSPNSPLSPTMAAPTVAYSPAGVGVGEEGQRNTMDSHRKILIALIVACTTLGAIILSLLGLWIYHCKCSRKPHRRTGRSSDGEKGFSLNPFFAQFNTSRMVVGKKGSVSLVDYKIIEKGTENFREGNILGVGGFGRVYRAQMDDNLIVAVKRLECQSHDAEKEFQNEVDLLSKIQHPNVISLLGCCSQGDSRFIVYELMDNGSLETQLHGPSHGSALTWHMRMKIALDTARGLEYLHEHCHPSVIHRDLKTSNILLDANFNAKLSDFGLAVVDGTQNKNNIKLSGTLGYVAPEYLLDGKLTDKSDVYAFGVVLLELLLGRRPVEKLAPAQCQSIVTWAMPQLTDRSKLPNIVDPVIKDTMDLKHLYQVAAVAVLCVQPEPSYRPLITDVLHSLIPLVPVELGGTLRLTQPAVSVGSAVHSDQ from the exons ATgaagcttcttcttctccttcttcttgtgCTACTATTACTTGTTTATTCTAATCCCTTTTGGGTTGGTGCCACACCGGTCCCTCTTGTTCCCTCTCCAGCTTTCTCACCTAATTCTCCTCTTTCTCCTACAATGGCTGCTCCTACTGTTGCCTACTCTCCTGCTG GAGTTGGAGTTGGAGAAGAAGGTCAAAGGAACACTATGGATTCTCACAGGAAAATTCTAATTGCTCTTATTGTTGCTTGTACTACACTTGGTGCAATCATATTGTCATTGTTAGGCTTGTGGATTTATCACTGCAAGTGCTCTCGGAAACCTCATAGAAGAACTGGGCGAAGCTCAG ATGGTGAAAAGGGATTTTCATTAAATCCTTTCTTTGCTCAATTCAATACTTCAAGGATGGTTGTTGGAAAGAAGGGATCTGTTTCATTGGTTGACTATAAGATAATAGAAAAGGGGACTGAAAATTTTCGAGAAGGTAATATCTTGGGTGTGGGTGGTTTTGGACGTGTTTACAGAGCTCAAATGGATGATAACTTGATTGTTGCCGTTAAAAGATTAGAGTGCCAAAGTCACGATGCCGAGAAAGAGTTCCag aATGAAGTAGATTTGTTGAGTAAAATTCAACATCCCAATGTTATTTCTCTATTGGGTTGTTGTAGTCAAGGTGATTCAAGGTTTATTGTTTATGAATTGATGGATAATGGATCTCTGGAGACACAATTGCAtg GACCCTCCCATGGTTCTGCATTAACATGGCATATGCGGATGAAGATTGCTCTTGATACAGCAAG AGGATTAGAATATTTGCATGAACACTGCCACCCTTCAGTGATTCATAGAGATCTGAAAACATCTAATATTCTTTTAGATGCCAACTTTAATGCCAAG TTATCCGATTTTGGTCTTGCTGTAGTTGATGGGACCCAAAACAAGAATAATATCAAGCTCTCAGGCACATTGGGTTATGTAGCCCCGGAGTATCTGTTAGATG GTAAGTTGACTGATAAGAGTGATGTCTATGCGTTTGGAGTAGTTCTTTTGGAGCTTCTGTTGGGTCGAAGGCCGGTCGAGAAACTGGCACCAGCTCAGTGCCAATCTATTGTCACATGG GCCATGCCACAGCTTACAGATAGATCAAAACTTCCAAATATTGTAGATCCTGTGATAAAAGATACTATGGATCTTAAGCACTTGTATCAG GTTGCTGCTGTCGCAGTGCTGTGTGTGCAACCAGAGCCAAGTTACCGGCCGCTGATTACAGACGTTCTTCACTCTCTTATCCCTCTAGTTCCTGTTGAGCTTGGAGGAACACTGAGACTTACACAACCCGCGGTTTCTGTAGGATCTGCTGTGCATTCTGATCAATGA